TGCTGATCTAAATTGTATTTAGCTGAAATTAATTGCTTAGCTTCATTAATTGAAAGATTTTCTATTTTAGCAACAAAATATTCAACTGATCCACCAACATTGCAAACAAAACAACGTCAAACTTGTTTTTCTACCGATACTGATAAACTAGGATGCGAATCACTATGAAAAGGACAAATTGCAACATAATTTCGCCCTCTTTTAGATAATTTTAAATAATCGCGAAATACCTCTAACATATTTATTTACCTTTATTAATTTTTGTTCTTTACCAAATAAAAAAACACATGCATACGATAAAAATCGTAGCATGTGTCATTTGGTCATCTACACAAATATTATATAACAAATTTTTATATACTTGTTTCTAATTTTTTAAATAAATCACTTCTTATTTAATTTGTTTTTATAATTAAGCAGAATACATTTATATACTTAAATGAATTTTTACTTATTATTTTAATGCATATGTCTTTAAGTATCAAAGAAATAAAAATAAAGTTAAATATATATTAATGTAATAATTATCAGCTATGTTATGAATTTCATTTGGATTTATAATTTGTGCAACTTGTGGTCAGTGCATATCCCAATTTCTTTTAATATTTATTCCATATAATCATAATGTGCTTTTTTGTAAAGCTTCTAAATGAATATTATAGTTTTTATTAGTAAAAGAGATTTTTTTGAAAAATTTTAAAGTTTTTTCGGCATCTTCTTGATTTTTTACTTCTGAAATTTTTTTAATTAACTCAGAATTATTTTGGTTTTTATCTAAATAATTTAATAATACTATTTTATCTAACAATGAATACAAAAACAAAAAAAATCCTTTCATTTTATAGTTATCAAATTCATATCAAAAAATTGCTCTGTCCATTATAGTTTCATTATTTTTAATAAAAAAATTAATATATTTAATATCATAAATAAATTCTTGAAAATTAGAATTAAAATTTTCAAAAAAATATTCTTCTAATCATTTCATAATGTGATTATATTGTTTTTTTAGATTATTTACTAATTTTTCAAGTCCAGAAATTTTTAAATAATTTTGAAATTCTTCATTTGAAACATTAACTCTATTGATTGAGCAATTAAATTCTTGAAAATTAACAAAAAAAGAATCTACTATATTAATAAAATATTCTTTCATATTAACTATTTCCTAACTTTCTATATACTTGATGTAAAGCATTTTATACAGTTTGGTTTTTCAAACTTAAATTCTCCAACTATAGCCAAAGATATTTCATGTACTATAGTTTGATTATAAAAATAATGTTTTCACCTTACTTATTAAAAAAATCTAAATTATATTTTTTTAAAATACGTTTTTTAATGTTATTAGAATCTTTCTGAATTATATTTATAACTTTTTTCTCATAATTTTTTATAAGCATTATCTTAGGATTATTAATAATTTCGTTTTTTAAATTGCAAATTTTTAATAACTCTTGTTTATTTTCATTTTCAACAAATGTTGTAATCTCTTTTAATTTTCATTCTTCTAATCTATTCATTTCATTAATAATAATTTCTTTTAGCTTTTCACTTGAACAATTAATTGTTTCCTGTGTAGATAAATCAAAATCAAAAGTTTTTTTTAATCTTTGTACTTTATTTTCTTTATAAGAATTTATTATCTTATTTAAATTTTTATTTATATAATTAAAGAAATTTTTATTTATTTCCTTTATTTTATTTTTTATATCATTCTTTTTCCACAAAGGATACAAATCTTTATATACTTCTTCAATAAATAAATCATCAAATAATAACATTTCAATTTCATTACAATCTAAAATTTTTATATTTTCTTCAAAAGTATCTTTATTTTCATCTCTGTCTACTATTCCATATGCTTCCAAATTATATAATTTCTGGTCATTCAGTAATTTTACCTTATTAACTACCTCTTTTTTTCCACCAGATGGAATAACTTGATATTCTGAAAATAATTCATCAAATATTATTTTGTCGGTTTTTCCCTCACAAAATAAAATTTTTTCCTTAGAACCATATATTTTCATTCAATAATCAGCATCTAATTCTTCTACTGTAACTTTTTTTATATCTCAAAAGGATGGAAAACTGAATGAATTAACTCTAAAAAAAACTGCATTTTTCTTAAAAATGTTAACCATTTCAGGACTATGGGATATAAAAATAAATTTTGAATCCACTTTAATTTTAAATATCTCTTTTCAAATTTTTTTATATAAAGCTGGATTTAAATGAGTTTCTGGTTCATCAATAAAAATTCAACTATTTGGTTCAGCAATTAAAATATTAGCAATCATTCATAGCGTTTTCTTTTCTCCATCGCTTAATTCATTTCAACCATATTCAGCTGAGTCATTTTTTGAAAAATTTAACTTTCTTTTTATCATATCTTTTTTTACTTTAATATCGCCAAATATTGATTCAAATAATTTAATTATTTTATAGAGTAAAATAGTATCTTTATTTTTTTCCATATCATTTGCTTCATTTGCATCATTTATTAGTGCAGACAAAATTTTTGATACATCATATACTATTTGACTATAATGTTGTTCATAATTTTTGTCATACATTTTTTTATTATTAATTGTTTCAATTTTTTCATATGTTTCTACTGCTGATGATAACTGGACATAATTTAAAAAAACATTAGATTGCAGTACTTTAATTTTAATATCAGAAAAAATATTATCTACTAAAAATTTGATTAGTTTAGTTTTACCAACACCATTTGGGCCAAGAATAAATGCAAGTTGATCATTTTCTTCAAATTCATTAAAAGATATCAAAAAATTAATTAAAAATAACAAATTTTTAATTTCTACATATTTTTTATTATAAATTAAATCAGCTAAATATGAAGATTTAAAATTTTTACTATATGTTTTCTTAAAAAAATCTATAACTTCTGATCTTTGATTTTCTAATAAACAAACTAATTCATAAACATTATATTCATCATTTTCTTTTATATATTCTAAAAGAGCAAAAAAATCATTATTATCTATCAATATAAAACTGAACTTATGAATAATACCATTGATAATAAAACTAATTATTTTATTATCTAAGTCCAAAATTCCACTTTCTAAAACTACTTTATAATCTATAGAATTTAAATCAAATTGATTTAATTGATAAATTTTATTAAAAGAATTCACTCTAAAAAACATATCATTTCCAAATGGAGTTATCATATTCCCCAAAAAAGTGTTATGAATTTCTATTTTTTTTAATTCTGACATATTTATCCTACTTACTATTTTCTAGCTCTTTTAACTTTAGTTTCATTTCAAGGATTTCTTTTTCAATTTTTAATGCCTCTAGATCTTTACTACTATCTTGGTTAATTTCTGGTTGAATATAATAAGGGTTATATTCAGGTGGAATTGCATCAGGATAACGACTAAGGAAATCTTTTATAGACTTTTCTTCTAATTCATAATATTTTGGTCCAACAGAATCAAGCAAACTCTTTACAAAGTTTTCTGGTCCTACCAATTCTAATCTTTTAAAATAAATTGAATCAGATTCACTAATAAATTTTTGTTTTTCAGCTAATTTTTTATATTCCTTTTGATAATGCTTATTAATTGCCTTGTAGTTTGTTTCGCCTCCAAGTAAACTTTTAATACCCATATTAAATCTCCTTTATAAATTAATAATGGTTAATACAGTTGATATTTGATTTTATTATAATATAAAAAACTAGAATTTATAATAAAATTCTAGTTATTTTTTTTAGATTTTTCCAATTTTTTATTATCACGTGCTTTAATTTTTTTAATTTTAGCATCTTTAATCTCTTGTGGAATTTCCTCAGCACGTTTATAACCTTTTCTGGCTTCACCACCAAATACTTCTCCGGCTGAATTTCAACCAATACGAGCGCCTTTTTTAAATGTTCTTCCGATTCCAACAAATGGTGATGCTAAACCAGCCCCAATTGCTTTACCAAATTTACGAGCATATGTTCCGGCTTTACCTTTTCGTTTAACATCAATTCCATTTTTGGTTGGAACAATTCCACTAGTATCTTTGGCACTAGTTCAACCATTCTTAATAGCTCATATACTTTTTCCAGCACCAATTGCCGCTAATCCTCCAATAGTGGCTAATCCTCCAATGATGCCACTGCGACCAGCCATTCTAGTTGGTGCACTAATTGGTGGAATACCTGATCTACTTGCCCCGGTTGCATCGGGTCCTAACATTGAATTTAACGATTCATCAAATGGACTTGATAGTGGATTTGCTCCGCCCATCCCCATTTTTCGTTCATATTTCAATTGTTTTTTTGATTTTGCAAATCCTAAGGCTCTTCCAACCATTTTAGCCGAACCAGCTGCAAAGAATCCTGCGGCCATTGTTGTTCGAATTGAGTTCATTCCCTCCATGGCTCCGGCTCCTTCACCAATAAAGGTAGCAATAATGACTGTAATTCCTCATGTTCCTAATGCCCCACCAAGTAGACATAATAACCTTAAAAGCATTTGCGCTCATCGATCAAAATTACTTGGCCCAAAACTTGGTTTAGACACAATACTTGTATAAACCATATAGATATAATATGCCACTAATGTCGCTGATGCAGCTAACATTTTGGATATAACCATGTCTTTTCAGGTTAGAGCCCGTTTCCCTTCATCTTGTACCATTCCAGCCATTACTAATGGGGAAATTAGAAATAAGAACAATAATTCAAATACTTTTTGAGTTAATGCTAAACCTAACATTGCAACGGCAATCAAGACAAATCATACCGCAAACATTTCAACGATAATACTTCAATCCCGAATATTTTCAGGAGCCATATAATCATTTACAGACCCACTCCCACCATGGATATTTCCTGCTCAGTATAGAGCATCAGCTATTTTAACCCCAGTTGTTCCAAAAATGGTGTTTAAAATTGAAACAAATCATACAATAATTGCATTTACAAAGAAAAATCCTAATGGAATAAAGAAAACAAATACTCCCGCTAACCCGGTAAACCGCAAACAACTCATTAATTTTGGTTTCATTTGATCAGCTTCTTTAAACTGTAAAGTTAAAAACTGTGAAATAAAAATAATAACAAGTAGCCCAACAGCCACAATTGCAAACTGTCAAAATGCTGTTGGAATATTTTCTCACGAAAATTGACTATTTGAATTAAACAATAAATCAAATACTATCCCTGATGATAAAAATATTAGTACCTGATCAAAAACAGAAACTAACCCCAATGGCCCTCAAATAAAAATATTTCAAACAACCTTTAAAATTCCGTCCTGGACTCAATCAACAAATCCGAATAGATTTAAATTTAAACTATTAATAGCCTCTAACATATATTAACTAGTTGGAGGTTGATAACCCCCACTCCCATTCATTAATTCAGGTAAAATAGTATTTACAAAAATAGGGGCAAAAATACATAGTGCCAACCCAAATATACATCAAGCAATCGCAAAGATTTGAATGTTTCTCTGTTCAGGATCATCAGCAAATTTTTTAATTTTTAAGGCATGTTTAACTATATATAAAACACAAATGGCTCCCGCAATAATTGAAATTGGGGTTAAAATAGCATTTAGTAAAGTAACAACTAGCTTTGTTGTTCCACTAAAATCGGGCACATCTGCTAAAATATTTAATAAAAATCCCATTTTATTCTCACTCCATTTCTTCTCTTTTTGCTTCAAATTCTTTATTTTGAATTTCTTTAGCACTTAAATATTTTTTAAACTCAGATTCGTATTCTTTAAATGCACCTTCATTTTGAAACAGTTGTAATCCATATTCAGGTTTTAAACTTTTTAGATAATTATCAAATGGAACTCTTAATTCTTCATTTTCGTTTTGTTCAATAAGAATTTCATTATTTGTATTTAAAGTTTTAGCTTTTGTTTCTCAATCTAATACTTGCTCTGCACTAAAACCTATTTTTATTAATTTAGAACTAATCCCAACAATGCCAATTTCATTTGTTCTAAACTCTTGGTCCAAATCAGAAATTGCATCTTTAAATACCTCTTTTTGATAGTTTTGTTCAACTCTTTTTAAGTGTTCAAGTGTTTCTAAATAGTTTTTATTTTGATTAATATCATAATCAATTTCTTCTTCTTGAATTTCTAATTCACTTGGCGCATATCCATGCTCAACTTGATAATTTAATTCATTCTGAGCATCCTCATAACTAGTAAATGTATAAAGTAATTTATCATAATTTTCATCATAATTACCATTATCATCAAATCCAATAACCTCATGTAATTCAAATATTGTTTCTCGTTTACTCATTTTTCTTACATCTCCATTTCAAAATCTTCATTAGTTTCATTAATTTGATCATAACTAATTTCGTTAAGCTTTTTGATGACTTTATTTTCAACTTTTGAAATATATTCTAGATATGCCTCTGTAAAATTTTCATTTGCCGGTTTATTCCTATCATTTAAACCAAAATATTTAATTAATTCATCTTGGTCTTCATAATATATAAATTCTGAATCACAAGTTTCATTTACCAACTCTGAAATATCATATTCCCTATTTTTAACTTTTTCAGTAAGATTTTCATTTTGCAAAATTTCTATAATTTCATTAACATTTTCTTTTAATTTATCTTCAATATTTATTTTATTTGTACTCATATTTTATTTCTCCTTATTCTATTTCGTAATCTGTTTCTTTATTTATGTTACTTTCAATTTGTTCATCTAATCCTGTTTGTAAATCCTTAATTTCGGCAATTGTAAAATTACTTATATTTTCTTTACAATTAAGACATTCAAAATTAATACAAACATTATTAAAACTATCAAAGAAAGTTTTTGTTATATTTATTTGTTCATGCTCACAATTTGGCATAGTCTTATCTCCTATCTATTTCATTTATCTTTTTTAAGATAATGCTTCTTTTGGTTTTTATATTTTTTACCTTTGTGCACTAACAAATTAAAACGGTTCATATTCCAATATGATTTATTGATCTTAAAATTATTATTTAAAACTTGTTTAGCTTTAAAATTTTCATTAATTTGATATCGTGATTTTAAATTATAATCATATTTAATATAGTTATTTTTAATTTCTTGTTGTGAAAAAGGTTGCGATGATTTAATCGTTCATAATCCTGACATTACTACCTCTTTTACAAATTTGTTCTTTACCAAATAAAAAACACATGCATACGATAAAAATCGTAGCATGTGTCATTTGGTCATCTACACAAATATTATACTATACTTCATACAAATCGTTATTTAAAAATTGAAAAACTTTCTTTGATATTTTAACTATTTCTTGGTCTAGATCTGATTTATATATTTCTTTTACTCTTTCCTCAATTCTTATTAAATCAGAAATAGCCAATTCCACATTTGAAAACAAAGATTTTTCAATTCCATCAAACTTTTCAATAACAAATATTTTATTTAATTTAAGAATAGAATCGCATTTTAATAAAGACGGGTTTTTAATCTTAGAAATTTTTAACATATTTTTATACTGAATTAATTTGTACATATTATTTTGAGTTAATTTAGTAATATTAAAACAAACTAAAAATTTAGAAGTATCTTCATAAATTAATAATCTTCTAGGTTTATTATCATTTTTAGAAGTTGCTGGATTTTCTCCATTATCATAAGGAATATGGCATCTAAGAATTTTATTTTTCACTATCAATATAATTTTCTATATTTTCAATAACTTCTAATGCATCTTTAAAATTTATTTTATATTCATCTTTATATTTTTTAATGTCCATAATTTGTGAAGAATGGTCACCTTTTATATAATTTTT
The Spiroplasma chrysopicola DF-1 genome window above contains:
- a CDS encoding AAA family ATPase; the encoded protein is MSELKKIEIHNTFLGNMITPFGNDMFFRVNSFNKIYQLNQFDLNSIDYKVVLESGILDLDNKIISFIINGIIHKFSFILIDNNDFFALLEYIKENDEYNVYELVCLLENQRSEVIDFFKKTYSKNFKSSYLADLIYNKKYVEIKNLLFLINFLISFNEFEENDQLAFILGPNGVGKTKLIKFLVDNIFSDIKIKVLQSNVFLNYVQLSSAVETYEKIETINNKKMYDKNYEQHYSQIVYDVSKILSALINDANEANDMEKNKDTILLYKIIKLFESIFGDIKVKKDMIKRKLNFSKNDSAEYGWNELSDGEKKTLWMIANILIAEPNSWIFIDEPETHLNPALYKKIWKEIFKIKVDSKFIFISHSPEMVNIFKKNAVFFRVNSFSFPSFWDIKKVTVEELDADYWMKIYGSKEKILFCEGKTDKIIFDELFSEYQVIPSGGKKEVVNKVKLLNDQKLYNLEAYGIVDRDENKDTFEENIKILDCNEIEMLLFDDLFIEEVYKDLYPLWKKNDIKNKIKEINKNFFNYINKNLNKIINSYKENKVQRLKKTFDFDLSTQETINCSSEKLKEIIINEMNRLEEWKLKEITTFVENENKQELLKICNLKNEIINNPKIMLIKNYEKKVINIIQKDSNNIKKRILKKYNLDFFNK
- a CDS encoding Mbov_0396 family ICE element transmembrane protein, whose amino-acid sequence is MLEAINSLNLNLFGFVDWVQDGILKVVWNIFIWGPLGLVSVFDQVLIFLSSGIVFDLLFNSNSQFSWENIPTAFWQFAIVAVGLLVIIFISQFLTLQFKEADQMKPKLMSCLRFTGLAGVFVFFIPLGFFFVNAIIVWFVSILNTIFGTTGVKIADALYWAGNIHGGSGSVNDYMAPENIRDWSIIVEMFAVWFVLIAVAMLGLALTQKVFELLFLFLISPLVMAGMVQDEGKRALTWKDMVISKMLAASATLVAYYIYMVYTSIVSKPSFGPSNFDRWAQMLLRLLCLLGGALGTWGITVIIATFIGEGAGAMEGMNSIRTTMAAGFFAAGSAKMVGRALGFAKSKKQLKYERKMGMGGANPLSSPFDESLNSMLGPDATGASRSGIPPISAPTRMAGRSGIIGGLATIGGLAAIGAGKSIWAIKNGWTSAKDTSGIVPTKNGIDVKRKGKAGTYARKFGKAIGAGLASPFVGIGRTFKKGARIGWNSAGEVFGGEARKGYKRAEEIPQEIKDAKIKKIKARDNKKLEKSKKNN
- a CDS encoding pilin: MGFLLNILADVPDFSGTTKLVVTLLNAILTPISIIAGAICVLYIVKHALKIKKFADDPEQRNIQIFAIAWCIFGLALCIFAPIFVNTILPELMNGSGGYQPPTS